A single Ziziphus jujuba cultivar Dongzao chromosome 11, ASM3175591v1 DNA region contains:
- the LOC107432467 gene encoding protein CUP-SHAPED COTYLEDON 2 — protein MNFNHFDNGDAHLPPGFRFHPTDEELITYYLLKKVLDSSFTGRAIAEVDLNKCEPWELPEKAKMGEKEWYFFSLRDRKYPTGLRTNRATEAGYWKATGKDREIYSSKTCSLVGMKKTLVFYRGRAPKGEKSNWVMHEYRLEGKFAYHYLSRSSKDEWVISRVFQKSGSGNGSTTNNGGGGGGGSKKTRLMSSSGSVSLFPEPSSPSSLSLPPLLDSSPYQTNSTTTTNNNNNNNNNNASATLTDRDNCSYDSPKPNEHVSCFSTIATNGNFNLNFDIPPPPPQPQPPMFDPSSSLSSRFSRNVNGVSAFPSLRSLQENLYLPFFPSDIHIPAGIGGGIEIVDCDSTVNWPPPQPPEESSRHLGSSEFECMWSY, from the exons ATGAACTTCAATCACTTTGACAATGGTGATGCTCATTTACCTCCTGGCTTTCGTTTCCACCCTACTGATGAGGAACTCATAACCTATTACCTACTGAAGAAGGTGCTCGACAGCAGTTTCACTGGTAGAGCTATTGCTGAAGTGGACCTCAACAAATGCGAGCCATGGGAGCTCCCTG AGAAGGCAAAGATGGGAGAAAAAGAGTGGTACTTCTTTAGCCTTCGTGACCGGAAATATCCGACGGGTCTTCGAACTAACAGAGCCACTGAAGCTGGGTATTGGAAAGCTACTGGGAAAGACAGGGAGATTTACAGCTCCAAGACTTGCTCGCTTGTGGGAATGAAGAAGACCCTGGTGTTTTACAGAGGTAGAGCTCCTAAAGGAGAGAAGAGCAATTGGGTTATGCATGAATACCGTCTTGAAGGCAAATTTGCTTACCATTATCTCTCTCGGAGCTCCAag GACGAGTGGGTGATATCCCGTGTGTTCCAGAAAAGCGGCTCGGGTAACGGCTCTACAACGAACAATGGCGGCGGCGGCGGTGGCGGATCGAAAAAGACAAGGTTGATGAGCTCTTCCGGTTCCGTTAGTTTATTTCCAGAACCGAGTTCACCATCTTCGCTCTCGCTCCCGCCACTACTGGATTCCTCCCCATACCAAACCAattccaccaccaccacaaacaacaacaacaacaacaacaacaacaatgcctCGGCTACTCTCACCGACCGTGATAACTGCTCGTACGACAGTCCCAAACCGAATGAGCACGTGTCCTGTTTCTCCACCATTGCCACCAACGGCAATTTCAACTTGAACTTCGAcattcctcctcctcctcctcagcCTCAGCCGCCGATGTTCGATCCCTCGTCCTCCTTGTCGTCTCGGTTCTCCCGAAACGTGAATGGAGTATCGGCTTTCCCGAGCCTGAGGTCTCTGCAAGAGAATCTTTACCtgcctttttttccttctgatATCCACATTCCCGCCGGAATCGGAGGTGGGATTGAAATCGTCGACTGCGACTCCACCGTCAATTGGCCGCCGCCGCAGCCGCCGGAGGAATCGTCCAGGCATTTGGGATCTTCCGAGTTTGAATGCATGTGGTCTTACTGA
- the LOC107432576 gene encoding uncharacterized protein LOC107432576 isoform X1: MEEFSVDDPTQLLQAASDFAYYSGFQNDASTKEFLDRFPLPVIINALQTKSDMPGLESTLAVCLERLFKTKYGASLIPHYMPFIQVGLKADSPIVRCLACKTVTCLLENFNGNNVSAAQLIVDYGVYPLLLDCLVNGNEQVATASMDAIKRLAGLPQGMGIIVPTNTKDPTHLRELATRCSSLGRVRILALIVKLFSVSSSVASVVHKSNLLGCFEEEVNKTDDTLVMLSVLELLYELSEIQHGREFLSVSTLLQLLSSIISSTSMESVLRSRAMMISGRLLYKENYMFADERSIRTVISAIDGSLGSSATQDTDEYESALEALGQIGSSIQGAELLLSSSPPAVRHVVDTAFNRQGRGKQLAALHALGNISGETRSENSMILNSNSEETLRQLIYETASKTSKLTPSGLILSVLQQDSETRLAGYRVITGLVARPWFLMEVCAKKDIIDMVTDANTETTKIGMEARYNCCKAIQKALMSSSKVASDPSLAGIVAKVYDAVRMGPYLARKQLEARPAVMTADRF; encoded by the exons ATGGAGGAATTCTCAGTGGATGATCCGACTCAGTTGCTCCAAGCAGCTTCGGATTTCGCATACTATTCTG GCTTTCAAAACGATGCTTCTACGAAGGAGTTTCTTGATCGATTCCCTCTTCCTGTCATTATCAA TGCTTTACAAACCAAATCAGACATGCCAGGTCTGGAAAGTACCTTGGCTGTTTGTTTGGAAAGGTTGTTCAAGACTAAGTATGGTGCCTCTCTCATCCCACACTACATG CCTTTCATACAAGTTGGTCTTAAGGCAGACTCTCCAATAGTCAGATGTCTAGCTTGTAAAAcg GTTACTTGTCTTCTGGAAAATTTCAATGGCAATAATGTTTCTGCTGCACAGCTCATAGTTGACTATGGTGTATATCCGCTGTTACTCGATTGCCTCGTAAATGG CAATGAACAAGTGGCGACTGCATCTATGGATGCAATTAAGAGGTTAGCTGGTCTTCCACAGGGCATG GGAATTATCGTTCCAACTAATACCAAGGATCCCACACATCTCAGGGAGTTAGCAACTCGATGTTCATCATTG GGACGTGTTCGAATATTGGCTTTGATAGTTAAGCTATTCTCCGTCTCCAGCTCCGTGGCATCAGTGGTTCACAAGTCAAATCTGCTTGGATGTTTTGAGGAGGAAGTCAACAAGACAGATGATACCCTTGTAATGTTGAGTGTATTGGAGCTCTTGTACGAG TTGTCAGAGATTCAACATGGTAGAGAGTTCTTGTCAGTAAGCACCCTTCTGCAACTACTTAGCTCTATAATCAG caGCACGTCAATGGAGTCAGTTTTGAGATCAAGAGCAATGATGATTAGTGGAAGGCTTTTGTACAAGGAGAATTACATGTTTGCTGATGAACGAA GCATTAGAACTGTAATTTCAGCCATAGATGGATCGCTTGGTTCATCAGCAACTCAAGATACGGATGAATATGAATCTGCTCTTGAAGCACTAGGCCAGATAGGGTCTT CTATCCAAGGAGCAGAGTTGCTGCTTTCAAGTTCACCACCTGCTGTAAGACATGTTGTTGATACTGCCTTTAATCGGCAAGGACGCGGTAAACAGCTT GCTGCTCTGCATGCACTTGGAAACATTTCTGGAGAAACTCGTTCTGAGAATAGCATGATACTGAACAGCAATTCAGAAGAGACTCTGCgacaattaatttatgaaacAGCATCCAAGACTTCCAAGTTGACACCATCA GGTCTTATTTTGTCGGTTCTTCAACAGGATTCAGAAACTCGTTTGGCG GGTTACAGAGTGATAACTGGACTGGTGGCTCGTCCATGGTTCCTGATGGAGGTTTGCGCAAAAAAAGATATCATAGATATGGTGACTGATGCAAATACTGAAACCACCAAAATTG GTATGGAGGCAAGATATAATTGTTGCAAGGCAATCCAGAAGGCTCTTATGTCGTCAAGCAAAGTTGCCAGCGACCCTTCTCTTGCTGGGATAGTTGCAAAG GTGTATGATGCTGTTAGAATGGGTCCATATCTTGCTAGAAAGCAGCTTGAAGCTCGACCTGCTGTGATGACAGCTGACAGATTCTAG
- the LOC107432580 gene encoding probable aminotransferase TAT2 isoform X1: protein MENGSLNHGVPDAASTTISIKGILGLLMETIDESDTRKLISLGIGDPTAYSCFHTPKVAECAAVDSLQSEKFNGYAPTVGLPQTRRAIAEYLSRDLPYNLTSDDVFITSGCTQAIDVALTMLARPGANILLPRPGFPIYELCAAFRHIEVRHFDLLPEKGWEVDLDAIDALTDQNTVAMVIINPGNPCGNVYSYQHLEKIAETAKKLRILVIADEVYGHLAFGGNPFVPMGVFGSIVPILTLGSLSKRWIVPGWRLGWFVTSDPSGMFRKPKIIERFKKYFDILGGPATFIQAAVPQILEQTEEVFFKKTNYLLRQTSELCCAIIKEIPCITCPHRPEGSMAVMVKLNLSLLEDISDDIDFCFKLAKEESVIILPGTAVGLKNWLRITFAVDPSSLEEALKRVQSFYQRHAKSKTVIDNI from the exons atggAAAATGGAAGTTTGAACCATGGAGTTCCAGATGCGGCTTCAACAACCATCTCCATTAAAGGTATTCTTGGGTTGTTGATGGAAACCATCGATGAAAGTGATACGAGAAAGCTGATTTCACTGGGTATTGGTGACCCCACTGCTTATTCATGTTTTCACACACCCAAAGTTGCTGAATGTGCTGCTGTTGATTCTCTTCAATCTGAAAAGTTCAACGGTTATGCTCCTACGGTTGGTCTTCCTCAAACaaggag AGCAATTGCTGAGTATTTGTCTCGTGATCTTCCATACAATTTAACTTCTGATGATGTTTTTATCACATCTGGTTGCACACAAGCTATTGATGTTGCATTGACAATGCTCGCTCGTCCTGGTGCAAACATTTTGCTTCCAAGGCCAGGCTTTCCCATTTATGAACTTTGTGCTGCTTTTAGACATATTGAAGTTCGGCATTTTGATCTCCTCCCTGAGAAAGGCTGGGAGGTTGATCTTGATGCCATTGATGCTCTTACTGATCAAAATACAGTTGCAATGGTAATTATAAACCCTGGTAATCCCTGTGGAAACGTTTACAGTTATCAGCATTTGGAGAAG ATTGCGGAAACTGCAAAGAAGCTTAGAATTCTTGTAATTGCTGATGAAGTTTATGGGCATCTTGCTTTTGGGGGTAATCCATTTGTGCCTATGGGAGTTTTTGGATCCATTGTTCCTATTCTTACTCTTGGTTCTCTATCAAAGAGATGGATTGTGCCGGGTTGGCGACTTGGTTGGTTTGTGACAAGTGATCCAAGTGGCATGTTCAGAAAACCCAAG ATAATTGAGCGtttcaagaaatattttgatattttggggGGTCCAGCAACCTTCATTCAG GCAGCGGTTCCTCAAATCCTTGAGCAGACAGAAGaagttttcttcaaaaaaactaattatttgcTGAGGCAGACATCGGAACTTTGTTGTGCTATAATAAAAGAGATCCCTTGCATTACCTGTCCACACAGGCCGGAGGGATCTATGGCTGTAATG GTGAAGCTTAATCTCTCATTACTGGAAGATATTAGTGATGACATTGATTTTTGTTTCAAGCTGGCCAAAGAGGAATCCGTGATCATTCTTCCAG GGACAGCAGTGGGGCTAAAGAATTGGCTTCGCATTACTTTTGCTGTTGATCCATCATCTCTGGAAGAAGCATTGAAAAGGGTGCAATCTTTCTATCAAAGGCATGCCAAATCCAAAACCGTtatagataatatataa
- the LOC107432513 gene encoding D-amino-acid transaminase, chloroplastic, with protein sequence MEVEASNDFKVHIFTSSSELLEKLNEKWRSVERKPYPAMYSSFFGGIILDPALMVIPIDDHMVHRGHGVFDTAVLLNGYLYELDAHLDRFLSSASKAKISSPFSRSTLRSILLQLAAASQLKTGTLRYWLTSGPGNFLLSPANCPTSAFYAVVIDEDVHQRKHGVEVITSTIPMKSPLFATMKNVNYLPNVLSIMEAEEKGAFASIWVDDAGYVAEGPNVNVAFITHDKELVLPYFEIILSGCTAKRLLQLAPKLVEEGSLKGVRLANLTVEEAKGSAEMMYVGSTLPLLPIIKWDGKPIGDGKVGELTMALSDLLWDDMVAGPETIRTPVPYQG encoded by the exons ATGGAGGTTGAAGCCAGCAATGATTTCAAAGTTCATATATTTACATCATCATCTGAG CTGCTAGAAAAGCTGAATGAGAAGTGGAGATCAGTGGAAAGGAAACCATACCCAGCAATGTATTCCAGCTTTTTTGGTGGAATTATTCTCGACCCCGCTTTGATGGTGATTCCCATAGATGATCACATGGTTCATCGCGGTCATGGCGTGTTCGATACAGCAGTTTTGTTAAACGG ATACCTCTATGAACTGGATGCCCATCTGGATCGCTTCCTTTCGTCTGCATCAAAAGCAAAGATCTCATCTCCATTCTCGCGATCAACTCTTAGAAGCATTCTTTTACAGCTGGCAGCAGCATCACAGCTTAAGACAGGAACTTTAAGATATTGGTTGACTTCAGGTCCTGGGAATTTCCTGCTCTCACCAGCAAATTGTCCAACATCTGCATTCTATGCAGTAGTCATTGATGAAGATGTTCACCAGCGCAAACACGGTGTTGAAGTTATTACATCAACAATACCCATGAAATCACCACTTTTTGCAACAATGAAGAATGTAAACTACCTCCCAAATGTACTTTCAATAATGGAAGCTGAAGAGAAGGGAGCATTTGCTTCTATATGGGTTGATGATGCAGGTTATGTTGCAGAAGGTCCaaatgtgaatgttgctttcatAACACATGATAAAGAGCTTGTTCTTCCCTACTTTGAAATTATCCTAAGCGGGTGCACTGCAAAGAGGCTTCTTCAACTGGCACCGAAGTTGGTCGAGGAAGGGTCTTTGAAAGGCGTGAGACTTGCAAACCTTACTGTCGAAGAAGCCAAAGGTTCTGCAGAAATGATGTATGTAGGAAGCACTCTGCCTCTGCTTCCAATCATCAAGTGGGATGGGAAACCCATTGGAGATG GAAAGGTGGGAGAATTGACAATGGCACTCTCAGATTTGCTTTGGGATGATATGGTGGCAGGCCCGGAAACAATCAGAACTCCAGTTCCCTACCAGGGATGA
- the LOC107432576 gene encoding uncharacterized protein LOC107432576 isoform X3, protein MEEFSVDDPTQLLQAASDFAYYSGFQNDASTKEFLDRFPLPVIINALQTKSDMPGLESTLAVCLERLFKTKYGASLIPHYMPFIQVGLKADSPIVRCLACKTVTCLLENFNGNNVSAAQLIVDYGVYPLLLDCLVNGNEQVATASMDAIKRLAGLPQGMGIIVPTNTKDPTHLRELATRCSSLGRVRILALIVKLFSVSSSVASVVHKSNLLGCFEEEVNKTDDTLVMLSVLELLYELSEIQHGREFLSVSTLLQLLSSIISSTSMESVLRSRAMMISGRLLYKENYMFADERSIRTVISAIDGSLGSSATQDTDEYESALEALGQIGSSIQGAELLLSSSPPAVRHVVDTAFNRQGRGKQLAALHALGNISGETRSENSMILNSNSEETLRQLIYETASKTSKLTPSGLILSVLQQDSETRLAGYRVITGLVARPWFLMEVCAKKDIIDMVTDANTETTKIGLFSYPYVWRQDIIVARQSRRLLCRQAKLPATLLLLG, encoded by the exons ATGGAGGAATTCTCAGTGGATGATCCGACTCAGTTGCTCCAAGCAGCTTCGGATTTCGCATACTATTCTG GCTTTCAAAACGATGCTTCTACGAAGGAGTTTCTTGATCGATTCCCTCTTCCTGTCATTATCAA TGCTTTACAAACCAAATCAGACATGCCAGGTCTGGAAAGTACCTTGGCTGTTTGTTTGGAAAGGTTGTTCAAGACTAAGTATGGTGCCTCTCTCATCCCACACTACATG CCTTTCATACAAGTTGGTCTTAAGGCAGACTCTCCAATAGTCAGATGTCTAGCTTGTAAAAcg GTTACTTGTCTTCTGGAAAATTTCAATGGCAATAATGTTTCTGCTGCACAGCTCATAGTTGACTATGGTGTATATCCGCTGTTACTCGATTGCCTCGTAAATGG CAATGAACAAGTGGCGACTGCATCTATGGATGCAATTAAGAGGTTAGCTGGTCTTCCACAGGGCATG GGAATTATCGTTCCAACTAATACCAAGGATCCCACACATCTCAGGGAGTTAGCAACTCGATGTTCATCATTG GGACGTGTTCGAATATTGGCTTTGATAGTTAAGCTATTCTCCGTCTCCAGCTCCGTGGCATCAGTGGTTCACAAGTCAAATCTGCTTGGATGTTTTGAGGAGGAAGTCAACAAGACAGATGATACCCTTGTAATGTTGAGTGTATTGGAGCTCTTGTACGAG TTGTCAGAGATTCAACATGGTAGAGAGTTCTTGTCAGTAAGCACCCTTCTGCAACTACTTAGCTCTATAATCAG caGCACGTCAATGGAGTCAGTTTTGAGATCAAGAGCAATGATGATTAGTGGAAGGCTTTTGTACAAGGAGAATTACATGTTTGCTGATGAACGAA GCATTAGAACTGTAATTTCAGCCATAGATGGATCGCTTGGTTCATCAGCAACTCAAGATACGGATGAATATGAATCTGCTCTTGAAGCACTAGGCCAGATAGGGTCTT CTATCCAAGGAGCAGAGTTGCTGCTTTCAAGTTCACCACCTGCTGTAAGACATGTTGTTGATACTGCCTTTAATCGGCAAGGACGCGGTAAACAGCTT GCTGCTCTGCATGCACTTGGAAACATTTCTGGAGAAACTCGTTCTGAGAATAGCATGATACTGAACAGCAATTCAGAAGAGACTCTGCgacaattaatttatgaaacAGCATCCAAGACTTCCAAGTTGACACCATCA GGTCTTATTTTGTCGGTTCTTCAACAGGATTCAGAAACTCGTTTGGCG GGTTACAGAGTGATAACTGGACTGGTGGCTCGTCCATGGTTCCTGATGGAGGTTTGCGCAAAAAAAGATATCATAGATATGGTGACTGATGCAAATACTGAAACCACCAAAATTGGTCTATTCTCTTATCcctat GTATGGAGGCAAGATATAATTGTTGCAAGGCAATCCAGAAGGCTCTTATGTCGTCAAGCAAAGTTGCCAGCGACCCTTCTCTTGCTGGGATAG
- the LOC107432576 gene encoding uncharacterized protein LOC107432576 isoform X2 — MEEFSVDDPTQLLQAASDFAYYSGFQNDASTKEFLDRFPLPVIINALQTKSDMPGLESTLAVCLERLFKTKYGASLIPHYMPFIQVGLKADSPIVRCLACKTVTCLLENFNGNNVSAAQLIVDYGVYPLLLDCLVNGNEQVATASMDAIKRLAGLPQGMGIIVPTNTKDPTHLRELATRCSSLGRVRILALIVKLFSVSSSVASVVHKSNLLGCFEEEVNKTDDTLVMLSVLELLYELSEIQHGREFLSVSTLLQLLSSIISTSMESVLRSRAMMISGRLLYKENYMFADERSIRTVISAIDGSLGSSATQDTDEYESALEALGQIGSSIQGAELLLSSSPPAVRHVVDTAFNRQGRGKQLAALHALGNISGETRSENSMILNSNSEETLRQLIYETASKTSKLTPSGLILSVLQQDSETRLAGYRVITGLVARPWFLMEVCAKKDIIDMVTDANTETTKIGMEARYNCCKAIQKALMSSSKVASDPSLAGIVAKVYDAVRMGPYLARKQLEARPAVMTADRF, encoded by the exons ATGGAGGAATTCTCAGTGGATGATCCGACTCAGTTGCTCCAAGCAGCTTCGGATTTCGCATACTATTCTG GCTTTCAAAACGATGCTTCTACGAAGGAGTTTCTTGATCGATTCCCTCTTCCTGTCATTATCAA TGCTTTACAAACCAAATCAGACATGCCAGGTCTGGAAAGTACCTTGGCTGTTTGTTTGGAAAGGTTGTTCAAGACTAAGTATGGTGCCTCTCTCATCCCACACTACATG CCTTTCATACAAGTTGGTCTTAAGGCAGACTCTCCAATAGTCAGATGTCTAGCTTGTAAAAcg GTTACTTGTCTTCTGGAAAATTTCAATGGCAATAATGTTTCTGCTGCACAGCTCATAGTTGACTATGGTGTATATCCGCTGTTACTCGATTGCCTCGTAAATGG CAATGAACAAGTGGCGACTGCATCTATGGATGCAATTAAGAGGTTAGCTGGTCTTCCACAGGGCATG GGAATTATCGTTCCAACTAATACCAAGGATCCCACACATCTCAGGGAGTTAGCAACTCGATGTTCATCATTG GGACGTGTTCGAATATTGGCTTTGATAGTTAAGCTATTCTCCGTCTCCAGCTCCGTGGCATCAGTGGTTCACAAGTCAAATCTGCTTGGATGTTTTGAGGAGGAAGTCAACAAGACAGATGATACCCTTGTAATGTTGAGTGTATTGGAGCTCTTGTACGAG TTGTCAGAGATTCAACATGGTAGAGAGTTCTTGTCAGTAAGCACCCTTCTGCAACTACTTAGCTCTATAATCAG CACGTCAATGGAGTCAGTTTTGAGATCAAGAGCAATGATGATTAGTGGAAGGCTTTTGTACAAGGAGAATTACATGTTTGCTGATGAACGAA GCATTAGAACTGTAATTTCAGCCATAGATGGATCGCTTGGTTCATCAGCAACTCAAGATACGGATGAATATGAATCTGCTCTTGAAGCACTAGGCCAGATAGGGTCTT CTATCCAAGGAGCAGAGTTGCTGCTTTCAAGTTCACCACCTGCTGTAAGACATGTTGTTGATACTGCCTTTAATCGGCAAGGACGCGGTAAACAGCTT GCTGCTCTGCATGCACTTGGAAACATTTCTGGAGAAACTCGTTCTGAGAATAGCATGATACTGAACAGCAATTCAGAAGAGACTCTGCgacaattaatttatgaaacAGCATCCAAGACTTCCAAGTTGACACCATCA GGTCTTATTTTGTCGGTTCTTCAACAGGATTCAGAAACTCGTTTGGCG GGTTACAGAGTGATAACTGGACTGGTGGCTCGTCCATGGTTCCTGATGGAGGTTTGCGCAAAAAAAGATATCATAGATATGGTGACTGATGCAAATACTGAAACCACCAAAATTG GTATGGAGGCAAGATATAATTGTTGCAAGGCAATCCAGAAGGCTCTTATGTCGTCAAGCAAAGTTGCCAGCGACCCTTCTCTTGCTGGGATAGTTGCAAAG GTGTATGATGCTGTTAGAATGGGTCCATATCTTGCTAGAAAGCAGCTTGAAGCTCGACCTGCTGTGATGACAGCTGACAGATTCTAG
- the LOC107432580 gene encoding probable aminotransferase TAT2 isoform X2: MENGSLNHGVPDAASTTISIKGILGLLMETIDESDTRKLISLGIGDPTAYSCFHTPKVAECAAVDSLQSEKFNGYAPTVGLPQTRRAIAEYLSRDLPYNLTSDDVFITSGCTQAIDVALTMLARPGANILLPRPGFPIYELCAAFRHIEVRHFDLLPEKGWEVDLDAIDALTDQNTVAMVIINPGNPCGNVYSYQHLEKIAETAKKLRILVIADEVYGHLAFGGNPFVPMGVFGSIVPILTLGSLSKRWIVPGWRLGWFVTSDPSGMFRKPKIIERFKKYFDILGGPATFIQAAVPQILEQTEEVFFKKTNYLLRQTSELCCAIIKEIPCITCPHRPEGSMAVMVKLNLSLLEDISDDIDFCFKLAKEESVIILPGIFFCRDSSGAKELASHYFCC, from the exons atggAAAATGGAAGTTTGAACCATGGAGTTCCAGATGCGGCTTCAACAACCATCTCCATTAAAGGTATTCTTGGGTTGTTGATGGAAACCATCGATGAAAGTGATACGAGAAAGCTGATTTCACTGGGTATTGGTGACCCCACTGCTTATTCATGTTTTCACACACCCAAAGTTGCTGAATGTGCTGCTGTTGATTCTCTTCAATCTGAAAAGTTCAACGGTTATGCTCCTACGGTTGGTCTTCCTCAAACaaggag AGCAATTGCTGAGTATTTGTCTCGTGATCTTCCATACAATTTAACTTCTGATGATGTTTTTATCACATCTGGTTGCACACAAGCTATTGATGTTGCATTGACAATGCTCGCTCGTCCTGGTGCAAACATTTTGCTTCCAAGGCCAGGCTTTCCCATTTATGAACTTTGTGCTGCTTTTAGACATATTGAAGTTCGGCATTTTGATCTCCTCCCTGAGAAAGGCTGGGAGGTTGATCTTGATGCCATTGATGCTCTTACTGATCAAAATACAGTTGCAATGGTAATTATAAACCCTGGTAATCCCTGTGGAAACGTTTACAGTTATCAGCATTTGGAGAAG ATTGCGGAAACTGCAAAGAAGCTTAGAATTCTTGTAATTGCTGATGAAGTTTATGGGCATCTTGCTTTTGGGGGTAATCCATTTGTGCCTATGGGAGTTTTTGGATCCATTGTTCCTATTCTTACTCTTGGTTCTCTATCAAAGAGATGGATTGTGCCGGGTTGGCGACTTGGTTGGTTTGTGACAAGTGATCCAAGTGGCATGTTCAGAAAACCCAAG ATAATTGAGCGtttcaagaaatattttgatattttggggGGTCCAGCAACCTTCATTCAG GCAGCGGTTCCTCAAATCCTTGAGCAGACAGAAGaagttttcttcaaaaaaactaattatttgcTGAGGCAGACATCGGAACTTTGTTGTGCTATAATAAAAGAGATCCCTTGCATTACCTGTCCACACAGGCCGGAGGGATCTATGGCTGTAATG GTGAAGCTTAATCTCTCATTACTGGAAGATATTAGTGATGACATTGATTTTTGTTTCAAGCTGGCCAAAGAGGAATCCGTGATCATTCTTCCAG GGATTTTCTTTTGCAGGGACAGCAGTGGGGCTAAAGAATTGGCTTCGCATTACTTTTGCTGTTGA